The genomic interval tgccaatgcaggggacatgggttcgagccctagtctgggaagatcccacatgccgcggagcaactgggcccgtgagccacacctactgagcctgcgcatctggagcctgtgctccgcaacaagagaggccgcgacagtgagaggcctgcgcaccgcgatgaagactggtccccgctcgccgcaactagagaaagccctcgcacagaaatgaagacccaacacagccaaataaataaacaaacaaacaaacaaataactaaataactttattttaaaaaacaccttaATTGACTTCCCATTGTCTCTAGGTCAaagcctactttaaaaaaataaataaataaagcatataatTTATGAGTTAGCTGATTTTTGAGAGATCAAagttccagtgattttttttttaaggaagatgaCATACAACAATGATTTGGGAATTTTAATTTGttggaaaatgaaattatgaATGATGCAGAAATCATATGTCATATCAAAAATAGATGGAGataaatattagaaagaaaaagagaggaaacaaacaCAGAGCCCAAAATTGCTTATGTTGTGGCCCAAATGCTCTTTCTATGTTATGCTGAGACACACCTTGAATCCAAAACAGTCCACAATGCACAAATCGTGAAGTGGAGGAGCCATGATGTATGATATGTTCTGTCTTATGAGCAAGTTCATATTAGGTTTTATTAAGTAAATctacattaaaatgtttaatgctTAAGAtatgtattatctttttaaagatttccttCCTCTaccattttgagaatttttttagaCTTTTAGTCTAGAATAATTCAAACATACAGAGTTGCAAGAACAGTACAAAGAAGACCCATACACCTTTTCCCCAATTTACCTTGTGTTAACATTTTACCCCATTGTgtgtttgttctctctctctctctctgtctctctctccacacacacacacacacacacacacacacacacacacacagaatttttGTTTTACCACTTGAGAATAAATTGCATATATTATGGCCCTTTGCTTACAAATCCTTCAGGGTGTATTTTCTTAGAATAAGACTATGCTGTTTCACAACCACAGGACAGGCATCAACTTTAGTAAATTTAATACAGATACAATACTTTAATCTAGCATCCATATCCTAATTGTTTCCATTAATGACCTTTATagtgttttcttctcctttagtaTAGGATCCAGTCAAAGCCTTATGTTTTTTGAAATGTCATTTGAGGCTCTCAACAAGCAAACTTCTGGGGTTAACTCTTTCCAGTTCCAAGCTCCCGCCTTCCTCTCCACCCCAGATTCAAGCCCCTGTGCCTTCTTTTCTGCTCCTTGGAATGCTAGAATCCCCTACATTACAAAACacctacttttctttttccttcaagactcagtCTTTTATGAAGACTCTTCTTACTGCTCTCCTGAGCCCAAGTGGACTCAACCAAGCTAGAAGCCGGGGGCTTTCTCCTTaacccctccccacatcctgtACCCTCAATGTACATGAAATATCTTAGTGCATATTCATGAGTATGCATCCACCCACTCTCATCCTCTGCCATGAGACtctaagatctttaaaaaaaaaaaaaaaggaccgtATTTTATTGGTCTTTGTATCCCCAGATATTAACATAGGGTCTGTCACACAggaagtgctttataaatatttattaatcagcAATGGAATCTATCACTGTAAAGAGCTGCTGAAGGAAGTTGTAAGTTGTCTGATCCTGTAGAGcttcaaaagaaggaaaatgctCTTCAAACCAGGGGCCTTAAAATGGTTCTGTGAGGGAAATGGGAATGAGTGGGAGAGAAGCAGGTAGGCTTGATCTCTAAAAGGTTTTCCAGTTATATGGTAGAATATGGTGAAATCAGGAATAACCTttacagttctttcttttttttctttttttttttccgcggtacgtgggcctctcactgtcgtggcctctcccgttgcggagcacaggctccggatgcgcaggctcagcggccatggctcacgggcccagccgctccgcggcatgtgggatcttcccggaccggggcacgaacccgtgtcttctgcatcggcaggcggactctcaaccactgcgccaccagggaagcccacctttacTGTTCTTAAGGTTTCTCAAGGTCATGCAAAGCCTTCACAAAAACATAGACTAGAATTACTTCttaattttgaactaattttagactttcagaaatgttacaaaaatagtacagacAGTTCTTAGCGATTCTTCACCCAGCTTACCCTAATATTAACATCTTCTATAACCGTAGGACAATGATCAAACTCAGGAAGTTAGCACGGGCACAGAGCTGTTAACTAAACTATgaccttattcaaatttcaccaacTGTTCCACTAATGTCTTTTATCTGTTCTGGGATCTTATTCAGGTTCTCACATTgtgtttagttgtcatgtctctttctttgcctccaatctgtgacagttcctcaTTCTGTCGTTGCCTTTTATgatcttgacacttttgaagagtatcGGTCAGTTTTTTGTAGCATGTCCCTCATTTTGAGTTTGACGTCTTCTCATGAGTGGATTGAGGTTCTGCTTGATGGAACACCACAGAGGTGACGGTGTGCCCTCCTCAGAGCATCATATACAGGGTACATGGTGTCGTATGTCTTAGTCATGTTGATGTTGAACTTGATCGCTTGGGTAAGGAGGTTTCTGTTAGATTTCTGCCTATAGAGTTACCATCTTTCCCTTTGACATTAATGAATGTCTTAAAGatactttgtttttttggctgctccaTTTGGCttgtatcttagttccccaatgagGGATCGAAGAAACTGGGCCTGGTAAGTGAAAGggcggccagggaattcccaaagataCTTTGAAACTATGCGGATAGCCTGTTTCTCCTCAAACGTTCATCGACCAATATTTGCATCCATCGGCGAATCTTGTCTGCAATAAATTGTGACGTTTGCCTAATAGCGAATTTcttatttccctctttccttctacatttattgacTGGAATTATTCTGGAAGGAGAAGCTGCATTGACTGGATTTAGATGCAGAATGTCACTTATTCTATCATTCTTTTCCGATCTTTTGATTTTTCAGATTATTACTTTgacagatgtatttttttaatgtctttagtgTTCTTATTTAAGCAGTTACATTTTATTAATGTTTGCCTAAAGGCATTGCAATCACTTAAGTTATGTACTGCATTTTCTTCATTATAGGCAGACTGAATGACACTcaatttcataaatgaaaaatcaatgacttatctttttctttataaatttatttgttttgggctgcattgggtcttcgttgctgcgtgcgggctttctctagttgcagcgagcaggggctacttttcctcacatatgtgggcttctcattgtggtggcttttcttgttgtggagcatgggctctaggcgcgtgggcttcagtagttgtggcacgtgggcctcagtagttgtggctcgcgggctcggtagttgtggcgcacaggcttagttgctcggcggcatgtgggatcttcccggaccagggctcgaatccgtgttccctgcattggcaggcagattcttaaccactgctccaccagggaagtcccatgacttatctttttaaagaacacaaCTGAAGGACTTTAAAAGAGACACACCCTACATGCAGGCCTTAAAAAATTACTAGTTCTTTGCTTAGTTTCTGAATatctagtaataaaaataatattaataaaatacttttgttGCCTAGCCACAAACAGTTCATGGAGCACATGTAAGTTCTATATCAGGAGAACCTTAATTTAAGCATTTCTTGGCCTTTGTACGTTTACGTTGTTAATTGTAGCTGAATCACACAGAACACAGTATATTTAGCATGGATTCTTGTAGCTCAGCAATTTCCATCGACCGTAGTTATCATGTCGTGTTTGCCTACAGTGGTTAGTCAGCAGAAAGGCATCAAATTGCAGCTGATTCATTTCTGAGTCAGTGATAAAATCACTTTCCAAGACCGCTGTGtctcattttataaaacattggAAAAGAGCATTATTTAGACCAGAGgttaacaaactttttttttttttgtaaagggtACAATAATATATCccttaggctttgtgggccatacagtctGTGTCACACCTACTCTGCTGTGTAGCGTGAAAGCAGCTGCAGACAGTATGCAAGTGAGtgggcatgactgtgttccaataaaactttatttacaaaacaacagGTGGCAGACTGGGCGTTACAGCTGGCCCCTGATTTAGACAGACATAGAATGTACATGAACATTTATccttgtctttcatttttctctacagCAGAAGACTCAtctttgaaaatatgtatttggGAGACAGTCACGTTCTATTGAATACCTTGTGTTGGTGCTGCCATAGAAAAATCTGGTTACACTCCGGGGAGGTCTGCTGCGGCTGCAGGACTGATCCGCCTTGGCCCTGAGATGAGTGTCCGGCCTGAGCGGGCACACCATGAATAGATACACAACCATCAAGCAGCTCGGGGATGGAACCTATGGTTCCGTCCTGCTGGGAAGAAGCATCGAGTCTGGGGAACTGATTGCTATTAAAAAGTAAGTTTTATCCTTCATGCTCACGAATCCGTCCTCAGTGACACATCGTCAACATAGTTTTAACTCTATGCTCTCcattcttcatctgtgaaaagtTTCTACAGGGGAGGCATGGAGAAGAATCTCAGACATTGATCGCTGTGGGTTAGATGACTGTGAGCTCTGGGATGCTCGTGTTAGAGTCTTCAACACATCCCCAAGTTAGACGCACTACTTGGCATACAGCTCTAGTACTTGTTCCAAGGATCTTCTCATGTGGGGAGGTAGTAACAAGCAGATTAAGAAATACTTTATAGGAAAGGAAACTGAAACTGAGAAATGAAATGTTATTTTGGATCCTTTACACGTGTGATAGTCTGGTGACTACGGttttgctccccccaccccactcgcCCTTTGCAATCCGAGTCCAGACCCATTGTATTAGCTATCTGTTGCCGCATAACAGTTTACCCCCCAAAATTGTGGTTTAAGACAActctctcacagtttctgtgggtcaggagtctgggccTGGCTTAGCTGAGTTCTCTGCTTTGGGGTCTTtcatgaggctgcagtcaagCTGCTAGCTGGTGCTGGGATCTCGTCTGAAGGCTGGACTGGGGAAGGacccacttccaagctcactcacatgaCTGTGGGCAGCATTCAGTACCTTGGGGGTTGTTGGACTGAGGACCTTAGTCCTCTGCTGGCTCTTGGCTGGAGGCTGCCCTCAGTCccttgccatgtgggcctctccaaAGAGCAGCTCACAACATGGCAACTTGCTCCATCAAGACATGGAAATCAAGAAGTCAATGAGACTCTTCAACCAAGATGGAAGTGACATCTTATTGCATTTGTGAACTAATCACAGAAGGGGTATCCTCTCAAACTGCtgtattctattggttagaagcaagtcattaAAAGAAGGGGGGTTATGCCAGTTTGTGAATACCAGGAGATGGGGGGCTTTGGGGACCATTCTAGAGTCTGCCTGCCACACCCATCTATATCCAGTTGCCTTCTCAACATCTCCATTTGGATGCCCTGAAGACACTTCACACTCATCATACCCAAAACTGAACTTACATCCAGCATATAATGCCTATCTTGAAAAATGACACATTTCCATCCCCGCAAAGCCTGGGAGTCCCCCGAAacccctccctgtgccccagcACTGGTCGTCTGGTCCTATAGACTCTAACTACCAGATATTTATCTGATCCACCTACTTCTCCAATTCCCCACTGCTAACCTCCCATTCAACTCATTATCATTTACCTCTTCTGCCTCTAGAATACTTTCCTCTCTAGGGTTCCTGGCTTCCATTCTTACCCCTGTCCATTCCAGCCTGAAGGGATTATATTAAACACGTGAGTCTAATTGTCTAAAATCAATTGTACCAAACCTTCTTTGCTGCCCCATCATGTCCCCTTGTCCCACCTGACTTCAGCATGCTGGGGTGTGCAGTGATGTGCCTGCCACCAGTATCCCACCTCAGGTGCACGTGGGAGACTCAACCAAGGTGCTCCTGCTTGGTCCACAGAAGGTCCCCAGCAGGACTGAGCCCCCATTGCCCACTGCAGTGTCAGCTCTGTAATGTGTCCTTTCATGGGTTTCCCCCCTCTCTGTTCTCAGGTTCCCTGCTCCTTGCCCTGGGTTCCTGGAATCACCTCCCAAATCAACTCCCTGCATCCAAGtccttgcctcaggctctgctttcaggGATCCCAAAGGAAGAGCTTTTAATGTCTTCCTATCAGCTTTAGGGTCAAGCCCCCAATTTTACAACTT from Delphinus delphis chromosome 10, mDelDel1.2, whole genome shotgun sequence carries:
- the LOC132431935 gene encoding uncharacterized protein yields the protein MYLGDSHVLLNTLCWCCHRKIWLHSGEVCCGCRTDPPWP